The Alphaproteobacteria bacterium genomic sequence CCGATCACTTTCCAGGTTGAGATCAGCAGGATCGTCCACAGGGCAGAGTTCGGTGCCGCCAGAACGTTGGGGAAGGCGATACCGAACATGGCGAAGAATTGCTGGGCATGGCCGCCGATCGGGTTGAGAATCCAAAGGAATGCGACGGAGACCACGACAAAGCTGAACAGCGTCGGCAGGAAAATGAGCGACCGGTATATGTGCCCCCCGCTGCCGAGGCTCCACAGAAAGACCGCGATCGGGATCGGTAACAGGACCTTCAACGGGATCGATCCGGTGACGTAAATGACGGTGTTGCGCAGGGCATCTAAGAAGAGCTGGCTCTTGATGATGCCTTCGAAGTTCGATGTCCCCGACCACTTGATCGGCACGTCCGGGTTCAGGTTCCACTCGGTAAAGCTGAGAAAGATCGTATGGATAAACGGCCAGTAGGTGAAGATGCCGAGGAGCACCAGGATCGGCGCGAGGTAGTAGTAGGGCGTAGCCGCCCGGCTGCGAAGCGCTCGGGCCGTGGTTTGCCACAGGCCCGCCGCGCCGAGGGCGGGGCTTGGGTTGGTGCCGGTAATGGTCACATCGTCTCCCGTGCGGGGTCGCAAGGTGGGGGGCGGTCCGTTGCCGGCGCCGCCCCCTAGTTGTCGTCGTCCGCTACAGGCGGCTCAGTTGGTCTTCTTGTTCGGTGCGAGGGCCGCATTAACCCGGGCCACCGCCTCCGGCACGATTTCCGAGGCTGGCCGTTTGCCGGCCCACAACTCGT encodes the following:
- a CDS encoding sugar ABC transporter permease; amino-acid sequence: MTITGTNPSPALGAAGLWQTTARALRSRAATPYYYLAPILVLLGIFTYWPFIHTIFLSFTEWNLNPDVPIKWSGTSNFEGIIKSQLFLDALRNTVIYVTGSIPLKVLLPIPIAVFLWSLGSGGHIYRSLIFLPTLFSFVVVSVAFLWILNPIGGHAQQFFAMFGIAFPNVLAAPNSALWTILLISTWKVIGFNTLLYLAGLASINRDYIEAMRIDGAGDWTILRHLIWPLLTPTTFFVLIATVIFSIQQVFTPIDLLTEGGPANGTTNLFYMVYQYAFVTFNVGYGAAGTVMLFALLLVITLFQVRILDRRVHYQQ